The Athene noctua chromosome 15, bAthNoc1.hap1.1, whole genome shotgun sequence genome contains a region encoding:
- the IGSF6 gene encoding immunoglobulin superfamily member 6 has translation MASFNKLKNMLMLAFDWILYGAGATDTCQVTVTQPRFQEADYSTHTVFLTCAFSASGCSSSSPQVLWFRFLTNKHEDLCTPGCTDEQKYKVHSLSENNISLQINDLTVDDNAVYICGIAFSDSISPRSKQAGDGTVLTKKEKQHSNGKLVFIFMIIASSLLFLYSTTVLTFFVVYKFKPELLKKSGNEDQRTENCKISSGRKIFRAIAQELQKQKYAEHWRQPDDVEDDTVYQNR, from the exons ATGGCATCTttcaacaaattaaaaaacatgCTTATGCTGGCATTTGACTGGATTCTGTACGGTGCCG GTGCTACAGATACCTGCCAAGTCACTGTAACACAACCCAGATTCCAGGAAGCTGACTACTCCACGCACACTGTGTTCCTAACATGTGCTTTCTCTGCCTCTGGATGCTCCTCATCCTCACCTCAAGTCCTATGGTTTCGTTTTTTAACTAATAAACATGAGGATTTGTGTACTCCTGGATGCACAGATGAGCAGAAGTACAAAGTACATTCATTatcagaaaataacatttcactTCAGATCAATGATCTGACTGTAGATGACAATGCTGTTTATATCTGTGGAATAGCATTTTCAGATTCAATTTCACCCCGTTCTAAACAAGCAGGAGATGGAACGGTACTAACGAAAAAAG agaagcagcacagcaatggAAAACTCGTCTTCATCTTCATGATCATCGCCTCATCCTTACTGTTTCTATACAGCACTACTGTACTCACATTCTTTGTAGTCTACAAG TTCAAACCAGAGCTGCTAAAGAAAAGTGGGAATGAAGACCAAAGAACAGAGAACTGT AAAATCAGTAGTGGACGAAAAATTTTTCGGGCAATTGCCCAAGAACTTCAAAAGCAGAAGTATGCTGAACACTGGCGACAGCCT GATGATGTGGAAGATGACACTGTTTATCAGAACAGATGA